From one Candidatus Methylomirabilota bacterium genomic stretch:
- a CDS encoding 2Fe-2S iron-sulfur cluster-binding protein — translation MATHKVTFLPLNVTVEADPAKYPLADHGRPGSLLDIALANGVRLEHNCGGSCACTTCHVIVREGEQNLSPLEQDEEDRLDTAEGLTLHSRLGCQAIVRGDVVVEIPK, via the coding sequence ATGGCGACCCACAAGGTCACGTTCCTACCGCTCAACGTCACGGTCGAGGCGGACCCCGCCAAGTACCCGCTCGCCGACCACGGCAGGCCGGGCTCGCTGCTGGACATCGCGCTGGCCAACGGCGTCCGCCTCGAGCACAACTGCGGCGGCAGCTGCGCCTGCACCACGTGCCACGTCATCGTGCGCGAGGGGGAGCAGAACCTCTCGCCCCTGGAGCAGGACGAGGAGGACCGCCTCGACACCGCTGAAGGGCTCACGCTCCACTCGCGGCTCGGCTGTCAGGCGATCGTGCGCGGCGATGTCGTCGTCGAGATACCGAAGTAA
- the dnaK gene encoding molecular chaperone DnaK codes for MSRIVGIDLGTTNSLVAYVDGAGVPRVIPDAEGRRLLPSIVAYTPAGVVVGEAARRQLARNPARTVYSVKRFMGRGWEDVRDEARHVPFEIVPSAEVVRIRAGDREVTPPEVSAQILRALKLQAEAHLGEPVEQAVITVPAYFNDAQRQATKDAGRIAGLEVLRIVNEPTAASLAYGLQKLAQGVIAVYDLGGGTFDISILRVKDGVFEVLATNGNTHLGGDDFDRVVVQWLLEDIRAAHGEDLSKDPEALQELRLGAEAAKCRLSSEERTAFTIPFDRFTYRREITRGELEGLIGSLVDTTLGPCRMALKDAGLAADAIDEIVLVGGSSRVPLVRRRVRELFGKTPHSQLNPDEVVALGAAVQAQILAGGITDMLLLDVTPLSLGIETLGGIVSGLIPRNTTIPTAAKEYFTTSVDGQTAVDMHVVQGERELAKDNRSLARFDLSGVDPMPAGMPKIEVTFLIDANGILQVHANELRSGKAASIEVKPAYGLSEAQVAQMVEDSFTHAEADVNARLLIETKTEAETVMNHVRRALKQGGHLVNPEELHTIAAAVDALRAVECGTDRDAIRERTIDLNKATEPLAEAMMDAAIRGAVTSKRADQILEQK; via the coding sequence ATGTCGCGCATCGTCGGCATTGACCTCGGGACCACCAACAGCCTCGTCGCCTACGTGGACGGGGCCGGCGTCCCGCGGGTCATCCCGGACGCGGAGGGGCGGAGGCTCCTGCCCTCGATCGTCGCGTACACGCCGGCCGGGGTCGTGGTCGGAGAGGCGGCGCGGCGCCAGCTCGCCCGCAATCCCGCCCGCACGGTCTATTCCGTCAAGCGGTTCATGGGACGCGGTTGGGAGGACGTTCGGGACGAGGCGCGCCACGTGCCCTTCGAAATCGTCCCGAGCGCGGAAGTGGTCCGGATCCGCGCGGGCGACCGCGAGGTGACGCCGCCCGAGGTCTCGGCCCAGATCCTCCGCGCGCTCAAGCTCCAGGCCGAGGCCCACCTCGGCGAGCCGGTCGAGCAGGCCGTGATCACGGTGCCGGCCTATTTCAACGACGCCCAGCGCCAGGCGACCAAGGACGCCGGCCGCATCGCCGGGCTCGAGGTGCTGCGCATCGTCAACGAGCCGACGGCCGCCTCGCTCGCCTACGGGCTCCAGAAGCTCGCCCAGGGCGTGATCGCCGTTTACGACCTGGGCGGCGGCACCTTCGACATCTCCATCCTTCGCGTCAAGGACGGCGTCTTCGAGGTCCTCGCCACAAACGGCAACACGCATCTCGGCGGCGACGACTTCGACCGCGTGGTGGTCCAGTGGCTGCTCGAGGACATCCGGGCGGCGCACGGCGAGGATCTGTCGAAGGATCCCGAGGCGCTGCAGGAGCTGAGACTCGGCGCCGAGGCCGCCAAGTGCCGGCTCTCGTCCGAGGAGCGGACCGCGTTCACCATCCCGTTCGATCGCTTCACCTACCGGCGCGAGATCACGCGCGGCGAGCTCGAAGGGCTGATCGGCTCCCTCGTGGACACCACGCTCGGCCCCTGCCGCATGGCGCTCAAGGACGCGGGCCTCGCGGCCGATGCCATCGATGAGATCGTGCTGGTTGGCGGCTCGAGTCGCGTGCCCCTCGTGCGCCGGCGCGTGCGCGAGCTCTTCGGCAAGACGCCCCACAGCCAGCTCAACCCGGACGAGGTCGTTGCGCTGGGCGCGGCGGTCCAGGCCCAGATCCTGGCCGGCGGCATCACGGACATGCTGCTGCTCGACGTGACGCCGCTGTCCCTCGGGATCGAGACGCTCGGCGGCATCGTCAGCGGGCTGATCCCGCGCAACACGACCATCCCCACGGCGGCCAAGGAATACTTCACCACCTCGGTGGACGGCCAGACGGCTGTGGACATGCACGTGGTGCAGGGGGAGCGGGAGCTGGCCAAGGACAACCGCTCGCTGGCGCGCTTCGACCTCTCCGGTGTCGATCCGATGCCCGCTGGGATGCCAAAGATCGAGGTGACCTTCCTGATCGACGCCAACGGCATTCTGCAGGTCCATGCGAACGAACTCCGGAGCGGCAAGGCGGCGTCCATCGAGGTCAAGCCGGCCTACGGCCTGAGCGAGGCGCAGGTGGCGCAGATGGTGGAGGACTCCTTCACGCACGCCGAGGCGGACGTCAACGCGCGGCTCCTGATCGAGACCAAGACCGAGGCCGAGACCGTGATGAACCACGTCAGGCGGGCGCTCAAGCAGGGCGGGCACCTGGTCAATCCCGAGGAGCTGCACACGATCGCCGCCGCCGTCGACGCCCTGCGGGCCGTCGAGTGCGGGACCGACCGCGATGCCATCCGCGAGCGGACGATCGATCTCAACAAGGCGACGGAGCCTCTGGCTGAGGCCATGATGGACGCCGCCATCCGGGGAGCGGTCACCTCGAAGCGGGCGGATCAGATCCTGGAGCAGAAGTGA
- the iscX gene encoding Fe-S cluster assembly protein IscX, with product MDVGMTWKDAEDIALALVEAHPDTDPLTVRFTDLHTWVVALPGFSDDPKGSNEGILEKIQMKWHEEFQDR from the coding sequence ATGGACGTCGGGATGACCTGGAAGGACGCCGAGGACATCGCGCTGGCCCTCGTGGAAGCGCATCCGGACACGGACCCGTTGACGGTGCGCTTCACGGATCTCCACACGTGGGTGGTCGCGCTGCCGGGCTTCAGCGACGATCCGAAGGGCTCCAATGAAGGGATTCTGGAGAAGATCCAGATGAAGTGGCACGAAGAATTCCAGGACAGGTAG
- a CDS encoding DsrE family protein: MTLLSLGATLGPVMELTKRKLGLMVSTAPEHPNLDTAVGLGRAALDRGAEVYLYLIDDGVAGVEDPRVQALADRGAKLFVCAYGCQKRRQPLSDKATNCGLVVLADIVNATDRFLALN; this comes from the coding sequence TTGACGCTCCTCTCTCTGGGTGCTACGCTCGGCCCCGTCATGGAGCTGACGAAGCGCAAGCTCGGTCTCATGGTGTCGACGGCGCCCGAGCATCCAAATCTCGACACGGCCGTCGGGCTCGGCCGCGCGGCGCTCGACCGCGGCGCCGAGGTGTACCTCTACCTGATCGACGACGGCGTCGCCGGCGTCGAAGACCCGCGGGTGCAGGCCTTGGCCGATCGAGGCGCCAAGCTCTTCGTCTGCGCGTACGGCTGTCAGAAGCGGCGCCAGCCCCTGTCGGACAAGGCGACCAACTGCGGCCTCGTCGTGCTGGCGGACATCGTCAACGCCACCGACCGATTCCTCGCGCTCAACTAG